ATAGATAATTCATCCAATAGTGATAGGACTCTTGATGAAATGATAAAGCAACTTGTCAAAAATGAACAACGCTATTAAATAATGTACAATGTTACGGAAAGGTTAGGTGGATTTGACAGTTTTCACTTATAATTTTTTCAGGCAAGAAGTCTTCgtaaattatgtaaatgacATTTGAAACCCGCCATAATTAGAACTCGTTGTATTTATAACATGCAACAGTTCGCCACCGAGGTAAAATTTTCCAATATGCACCAGTTTATAACGATGGTATTTAGAGTTACGATGAGGAGTGGACTACGGTACGTCGTAAAGTACATTGTTCACAAAGATCTATTTATGACGTATGTCATTTTGTGAAGTTACTAAACTCAGAGTCAGTCCGTACTGCAGTAGCGGGAAACGCAACCAGGGGGCTCAATTAGTTTGTAGATGAAAAGTGATCcacaatttttaactgaaatatgGATATCATATTTGCAACCCGTCGGACGGTCACTAAAGCAGACCTTTTTGGaaacttcaccatcttccactgtaggatgagcaTCATCCAACCAGCCTGACCAGTTTGTACCACATCTGAATGCTGGCACacgcgttgttggcatttttgttcctgcatctcccgcaaaacgataccatcccatAGGGAGTGGGTTGTCACATAACTCTGAACCATCCGGTGTGACGTAACTGCTTTTTCTGTTGGCTTCACTTAGGTTGCGGTAATTATAACATGGATCGACTCCACCTTCCGTTTCCATGTCGCAGTAAGCTAAAACAGCTTTTCCCTGTTTGGCGGAATGTATCCAGTACCAGTCGCTGACCGCTTGTTGTCCCTCGCTCgcctttatttctttacaagatTCAGCCGCAAGCTCTGGAAAGGAACCTAGTGGCGCGATAGATAATGAAACATTCATGACGAAATAATTGGAGATGGAATAGCTtcgaaaaaaaggtaaacactGTGATGAAACAATAGAACGACACACCATACTGAGCCTCCTAAAAATTCAAAGGGACGAGGCACAGCCATTAAGAATAAACCTACCTTTTGATAGGTCTTCGTAACGAAGATCtccaccctccccctccccccttcctcaCCTATCTTTGACAGTAAAgtttagaaaaatatatcaTCTCATTATGAGAAACAGCACATTCACACCTATTAATAACGACAAACCTTTCTTCCTGGCTTTCCCAAAATAATATCTCGTAAAGTTAGGGATAAAATCTTCAGGTTTGTCTTCCTTGGTGTGGTTATTCAGTTCACAAATGCCGTCGGAGAAGTCGTAATTGAAGCTTTGGCACCTAACGTCGCCGTTGCAGGCCTGAAGACAATGGAGTGAGTTGGAAGGCTTCATTATTTCAAAGATGTGTCGCTGCAACATCATACCGAAGATCGACTCTTCACTGGTGCACCGTTGCGCAATCAGTCCAGAAAACCTTTGGAGCAGCAGTAGCTGAAGTAATAGGGGAAAACGGGAAATTAAAAGCATTCCTTTAGTAGCGATGCACATTTCTTCAAAGTTTCGAGAATCGTGTCCAggttattttagttttttctctattttctgtTCTGATGACCGTGCTGCGCTGTAATTCTGTACATATGCGTCGCTGTAAAGTGTTTATATTCCTACACAACATCTGGAGTCTATGATATGGTTTCCCAATCTCCAGTCGTTTCAATACAATTCCTTTTGTCTTAGTTTATTATGATTTCGAGTAGTTATCGACAAGAAGCCTCCTGTTCTGATGACCACGGTACACTGTAAAGCATATGCCCTAAGCCCTTAATCTTTCCGTCAGTGTCAATGTAAGAAGGTGTTTACATTTCCGCACGACAAACATCTGGTGTCAGTGTTATGGTTTCACAACCTCTAGCCGCTTCAATacaattatttttgtgtttgaatAATATGACTTGGAACAGTTATTGATTCTCATCCGCTGAATTCACACCAAGAAATTAGATACTCATTATTCAAGTTAATACATTTCGCATTTAAAATGAAACGAAACTTTTGGCAAAACATTACTTACCCGCAAAATTATCAACATAAAAACCGAAAAGGGtgacttttttaattcagaaaaaaagcAGATGGAAAGTATTATTTTAGACCTATTTGACGCtctccaaaaatatttcatttgctCGAAAATATCATCGTTACATCGTAGAGTCGCCATGTTAATTACTGACTTATTCATATTTATTGCTTCgctgcaaaatttaatttattgtgtttggaaaaactttccttttcttttcctttttttttttccatgaccttgcaaaaagttaaaaaaaaaattttagttattttgatttaagtGATCAAACATTCTATTGGAAATTAATTCAGTTACATTGTGtgaacacaaaaacaaagattgTACGCGGTCAGTGAGctctcaaaatttatttttagcaCTTTGTTGTTTCCTTCGATTTTAACTTCCTTTCAAAACTTCCTTCTTGCACCAATCATGACTCAAATCAAGGTGTAGAGGGCTTGCTTTACTCTTTTACGAATTATCTCTAGCTCTAGTAGCAAAAAAACATACTGTTCTGCGATGCGTGTCATTTATAACGAGTAGATTCCATTCGCTTCGTTAGAAATCGCTGTTACCCCTGTCATTAGACTATTATGCGAAGTTTTTCTTAACTCTTTCGGTCCCAAGATCTCAATTGTCTTCTCTCCTTTCTGACAAATGTATCTGCTATACAATTATAAAGTTCTGAATGTTTAGGTGTTAcatcaaatattttcccttTGTTAAATATTCTTATTTACTTTTGTCAAAATTCCACTTTATAATGCCTGATTTTGTTGGGAAAAACTACTCGTGGACCTTGTGCGCTCGATATTCATAACAAACAGGTTAACGAGTCAAGAAAAAATATAGCATGTAACGAATACTTGGAGCTTTGTAACACGAGGAACCCATATACATCTTACAACTGGTATTCAACCTACGTAATAGAAAATACGCCAGAACCACGCACTCACTGACCCATGCTTTGATGCTGATTCAGAGGGGTATTGCATATCTTAAAAGATATGCATTACTCCCGGCTGTTGCGGTACAACTGTCGCGTTAGtggtgttttatttttaaagcaacTAAGTGCAAGTTCGATAGAGCTATGCAGAATTTTGTTTGAGTTTTAGTGGAATTTACGAAACTCATTCACAACTTTGGACATCTAACAGCAAGACGCATCCTACCAACCACAATATAACCTTCGACGAACTCGAGTCTTTTCGCAATCTTCCACTATAGCTCTCTCGATTATACCTCACGTTTAAGCTTTCTAAACAGTCAGTCATTCCCGCAAACAAgaactactactattactactactacataagtgagtcctacattcacaaagtgttctggaacattccagaagcttacaaaagagctattttagtagtattacaTAATAACTGcatgacttgatgaaatgttctagaaagttctatggAATGTATGTCAGTATGACTAAGCTTCTGGAGATTTCTaaaagcttatatttacaacaagaATTACTTATAACATTCTGGATCAGCCGAAGGCCTGAGAGCTGAGAGGAAATCGAATTCTAAAGGTTATAaggtaatcatgattcaacttTCGTTTTTATCAATCAGATCCACAATAGCCTAAGTTACATCGTGGGGTCTTAATCAGGTGGTAAACAAAACACAATCAACAGTTTCTCACTCGAATCACAACTGAGTATTCACAACATTGTAAACTAGTTTATCGGAAGTAAACTGTTCAGCCAACCTGTGATAGGTGTACAACAACTCGTCATGGGTTGATATTCGGTCGACATATTTGTTCTTGCATTTCCTTGGAAATGAAGCCAGCACGGTTCAAGGTAATTGTGACAGTATTTGATTCCAGGGACGTACCTGGTTTTCCTGGTTTTGGTTGTCTGTACTGATTAGTTCGACATTCAATGTAATAATCAAACACAAATTGATTTGAATATAAGCTACTTTTATCCTGTATTGGTCTAATTTAGTTATTTTGCCAATTTTAACATGTGgaaaaataatgtaaacaagACCTAAATGGAGGAGAAAAGTGGAAATGCAGGCATTTATAGGAATgctgatttttttaagaatagtTTTCGATGATTATATGATCTCACTTTTAGGAATAGTTATGTTAAAGTCTTTCCCTTTCCCATGTAACCATGGCTACAAAGTAGTAGTAGGATCTAATTCTATTTATAATTGTTGCCAAATCCTTGATGCACTCATGGATACCACTTAGGCATTCGTCAACATCTGTGATACAACAGTAATGGTTTTAGCAATGCCAGTCTATTCTAATTTTAAAATCGTAAAGGATAAATTTTCACCATAGAAAGTCATGATACGCGATGCACGGTTGTTCAGTTTTCCAATTCTTGAGAGTGTCCCTTTTAGCCACATTCTCTTACATTTACCATACTACAGTGGTTGAAACGAGGCCAACCTAATGAGTGgtaaaaggtgaaaattttccCTTGAAGATCAAAATCTCTTGTGCATTTTATGGCACTTATGTTGGAGGAAACTGTTCTAAGAAATTTCTTTGATATGAAATAGCCAATATGGAATTTCATGATCACACATACCGAGATATTTCTTTGTAGAGACTCCTTCAGAaaggatattttttatttgtacttCGAGACTTTCGGGTAAATACGACAATCTTTGTTTGAACCCATGTAAATATAattatgttttcttcaaatttgacCAAAGGTTAATGCCTGTAAGCCA
The sequence above is a segment of the Pocillopora verrucosa isolate sample1 chromosome 5, ASM3666991v2, whole genome shotgun sequence genome. Coding sequences within it:
- the LOC136281025 gene encoding uncharacterized protein, coding for MCIATKGMLLISRFPLLLQLLLLQRFSGLIAQRCTSEESIFGMMLQRHIFEIMKPSNSLHCLQACNGDVRCQSFNYDFSDGICELNNHTKEDKPEDFIPNFTRYYFGKARKKGSFPELAAESCKEIKASEGQQAVSDWYWIHSAKQGKAVLAYCDMETEGGVDPCYNYRNLSEANRKSSYVTPDGSELCDNPLPMGWYRFAGDAGTKMPTTRVPAFRCGTNWSGWLDDAHPTVEDGEVSKKVCFSDRPTGCKYDIHISVKNCGSLFIYKLIEPPGCVSRYCSTD